GGTGATGGGAACTGCAGTCCGATGAGGGCTGAATGACGTCAAATGACGGAAATGACGTCAGGGCGTCGCGAGAAGGATTGTGGGAGTTGTAGTCCGAGCGCGCCCTGCGGCGGAGTTGTGCTAAGAGGTCGATAAACAGCGCGCAAAGCCTCTTCATGGACTACAACTCCCAGAGGTCTTTGCGGCAGCGCTGTTGCGCACGGCCTCCTCCCGGGGCTCAGCGCGGTGCATGGTGGGAAGGCAGATCCAAAATGGaccatcaccaccatcagcaCCGGGATGCGCCGGGTACGGCACGGCCTGCGCCTCAGCACCGGCCCCTATGGGGATAGAGAGCCCCCAGGCCTCGCTTCCTATAAGGGTGGCCCCATTGGAGCCATTGGGCGGTAACGGCCTCTCTaccctcctcctttctccccctCATAGGGAAGGCCAGTCGGTGGTTCGGGGTGTCGCAGTCGAAATCGGCCAAAACGACGGCGAACATCCTGCAACAAGAGGAGCTGATAGCGCAGAAAAAGAGGGAGATCGAGGCCCGGCTGGAGCAGAAGGCACGACAGAGTGCGATGGGAATCCAACGGCTGCCAATGAGCGGAGAGTGagtgatgggatgggatgggatgagatgatGGGCTGTAATGGGCTGAGATGGGTTGTTGTGATGGGCTGAGGTGGGCTGTGATGGGTTATGGTGGGCTGAGATGGGCTGAGATGGGTTGTAATGATGAGCTGTGATGGGTTGTGATGGGCTGTTGTGATGGGTTGTGCTGATGAGCTGTGATGGACTGAGATGGGTTGTCGTGATGGGCTGTTATGATGGGCTGAGATGGGCTGTGATGGGTTGTTGTGATGGGTTGTGGTGATGGGCTGAGGTGGGTTGTGATGATGGGCTGAGGTGGGTTGTGATGATGGGCTGAGGTGGGTTGTGATGATGGGCTGAGGTGGGTTGTGATGATCGGCTGTAATGGGTTGTGATGGACTGAGATGATGGGCTGAGATGGGCTGTGATGATGGGCTGAGATGGGCTGTGATGATGGGCTGAGATGGGCTGTAATGGGTTGAGATGGGCTGTGATGATTTGCTGTGATAGGTTGTGATGATGGGCTGAGATGAGTTGTGATGGGCTGTGATGATGGGTTGAGATGGGCTGAGGTGGGTTGTTGTGATGGGCTGAGATGATGGGCTGATATGGGTTGTGATGATGGGCTGAGATGGGCTGGTTGATGTGGGTTGTGGGATGGGGCCTTATGGGCACTTGGAGCCAATGCTGAGGGGTTGGAGCTGTTAATGTGTTAATTAAGTATTGGGAatggcagcagtgtgtgcagcagctctgcccagtgTTGTCATATGTTGCTGTTAACAGGTGGCCGTGAGGTGCATATATGGTTTTGGTTAGAAGGGACACTTTGAGaccatctggtcccactcccctgcagtgaatacccacagctccatcagcactcagagccccatccagcctgacccccagggatggggggaTCCACTGCCTCTCTAGGCACCCTGTGCACTGCTTCACCACCCCTTTCTTAAAGAACTTTATCCTTCTATCCACTCTAAACCTCTTCACCTTCAGTCTGAACGTTTCCAACGCTATGATCTGATGTTTCCCTTCTCCTATCCACTCTCCACCTTTAGTTTGAACGTTTCCAATGCTATGATCcgatattttccttctcctcaaTTGCTACTTTTTGCCCAACCTTAATTCCCAACAGTTAGTGCAGCTCCACCAGTAGCTGCTTGCCTGGAGCTCTAACAGCACAACTGTGCAAggaggaatcatagaatcatagactcatagaatgacctgtgttggaagggacctcaaggatcatgaagttccaacctggcagggccaccaaacttccacaattactagatcaggttgcccagggatcCTTTGCCAGGGAATCCTGTTTTAATATGCTGGAGAGCACAGGTAGATGCTATAAGCAGCAAATGGAGTCGTTCTTGTGCTTCTGAAAGGCTGCATTCTCAAAGTTAGGTGCCAGGGATCAGTCATTTTTGAGCTTATTTTCTAtctaaaagaaatgtttataaGGGGATTGGGAAAGTTGTCACTTAACAATcacctgctttcttttctttctcctgtttagAGATGATGGGACTGAAAATGAAGCTTCTGTTTCCAACAAGTTTGTTAACGATGGCAGTTTCCTCCAGCAGTTTCTcaagctgcagaaggaaaagtcaAGTACTGGTAGGTCGACCTCTGAGCAACAGGAGGCCTTCGTTCTCATGATGGTGCTGACTTTGTGTGAGCTGCCTCCATGTATATTCACTATAGAAACCTGTTACCAGTATGAGTAAGTTCTAAAGCAACGGTGACCCCTTTAGCTTTGCATTGAAGTCTTCCTTCAGGATGCAGTAGGAACATTTTGCACTTCTGTAGGTGCTGTAAAGACaaacatcttttccttttagcttGGATCTCCCTTTGTAGCAGTCGCCGTAGTTTTCACTTAGTTATGAAgcttttgtctttaatttgctttgaaaacaatgCCTTATTGCAGATGTTTTACTGTCTGAGTTTGTTGTTTATAACCTGCTGAGATTGAAACATTAAGAATGCACAGGAATTATTTTCCCCCCCCTCATTCTTTTCTAAGAACCTCCCCCAAGTTCTACTAATAACTCGACAAACGCTTCTGCATCAAATGTTGGGAAGAAACCTATGCTGTTTGGGAAGCGCCCTGGTCAGGTCCTGAGCAGCATGCTGCAGCAAGCGAAGAACTACTCCCATTCCAAACAGACCCCAGTCGTTAATCGCCTCAGTGTGTTTCAGTCGCCagatgaagatgaggaggaagatTATGAGCAGTGGTTGGAAATCAAAGGTAAATGACGCTTTGTGCTGCTACGTTGTTTATTTGATGGGTCAGGTTTGCTGGTTAGGGGTAGAAATTGAATGCTAGAAGGTTGACTGGGCTTTTCCCTTGTGCTGTGGGTTGTTAGTAAGGCTTTTGTGTGCAGATTTCTGTGTAGAAAAGCTGAGGGTTGAGTGCCCTCCCACTCAGTGTTGGAGGTGGTCATTCACCATAGTTAGTCTGGATCTGTTTTACATCTAGAAAGGTTGTTTTCTCCAAGATAACGTAAAAAGCAATTGAGGAGTGGGGGGAAAAACTGCATGTATAAATGAATAGAATTACTTAGAAATCACAGAAGTGCAATCAGGTAAATTCCAAGTTCCTGCCTCTCTCTGAAGCCTCAATAGAAAAACACACCTTAGAGATCTTAACTGCTTGAAGAGGATatgaaagcaaagaggaaaattgCAGCACTTAAATAAGCAATAGGCTAAAGGAGCCAGAGGGCAGATTTGGTTAATAATGTGAATTTCACACAGACGTACTAATCAAGTATAAAATTAGATTGGTGTTGCCTAGTAAGTCACACGAAGATTTGTGTCACAATTCGTTTCATTATGTTTACAGAAACATGCCTAGCTGTTGCTGTGGGATTTATTAGAACGTAATCGTGGCAGGTCTGAACACAAGCATGAAATGTACTGCAGGAATGGGAGAAgtagctgctggctgcagagggTGAAGACAGGACATGGGCCCTTAATGCAAAAGATGTGGGTTCAAAACTAGTCTAGATCAGAGTGAACCCACCTCTGCTCCTTGACACAGTGCTCTGAGTTCAGCTCTATACCCAAAATATTGTTGTTTAGACAAATGTGTGTTTAGTTTCCATTGAATATGTCCTGTGTCAGCCCTCCAGCCACTGTTAATGGGTTCCTTGTTTGGCACAGAAGGAAATAGAGCTTTCTGGAGGCTTTGCTCTCCCCATATCTCTGATAGGATTCCCTCCAAGTGAGGGCTGGAACACAGGTATATGTGAATGGGAAGAGCTACATGCTTCAGCTGCACAAGAGATCTCTGCTGTCCTGGTACAGAACAGTGCTTTGGGAGCTGGGACTTATAACATTTACTTGCTAATGTGGTTATTCTATTCCTTCCCACCATGTGTTTTGTGTGGAGTGGAGTCATCACAACCAAATTACATTCCAATTGAAGTTGTACTCTAAACTGTTCAGGTCGCACTTTTAGGCTTTTTCTAGCACTCAGAATATTAACTTCCTAAtaggggagggaagggggctGACTGTGACATAAGGATTGTGATATGTACAGCTGTGTAAGACCAGATCCCccatttcatcctttttcttcccgTTCCCGTTCTACTTTTGTCTGTCGCCGTGGTTCTTAGAAGTAATGTGCCTGTTACCTGTTTGGTGTGTGAGTTGAACCCCAGTACTGACAGCCTGCTTAAAGTTTTACCCCCAGAGGATGCGGAGACTCGCCAAGTGGTGGAAAAGCTGGCTAGGTTCGTGGCTGAAGGGGGACCAGAGTTAGAGAAGGTCGCTATGGAAGACTACAAGGATAACCCAGCTTTTTCGTAAGTCAAACTCATCTACCAAAGCAGGGCACTGTGTCGTTGTAAGAGGGAGAATATCAGCCTTGTATGTGTGGTTCTcatggggtgtggggggaggagggggttTGGTTTAATTGTTGTTGGGTGGATTTGAGCTTTGTTACAcgtcagtgtttttgtttggggaaaacagaggcagaaagTGACACTGTGGTGGTTGATCAGATCAACTAGGGGTATAGtgtaggtatatatatatatatatatatatttatacctGGGTTGCACCTTAGGTCTGAGTCTGTCTTCTCTGccattgctgtgctgcacagctgaggACAGAGGATTCCCCTGTATGTGGGAAGGACGGACTGTTATTTACTTATCTTTGTGAATTAAGACAGAACGTTTGGGTGCAGGTCCTTGGAttagagctgtgtgtgtttaaaCATGCTTAAGGCATCATAACCCACGGTTTAAGTGCGTTCTGAGTAACTGATCTATCTTGTTCTTTGTAGTTCAGGCTGTTTGCATCTCTAGGGGATTggtgttggttttattttttatagctGTTGCTGATGCATATTTTTtgccatatttttttccccttcatctcCACTTTAGGTTTTTACATGATAAGAACAGCAGAGAATTCCTTTACTACAGAAAGAAAGTGGCAGAGATAAGGAAAGAGAATCAAAGTTCTCAGGCATCCTCTTCTCAGAAAGGTAATTAAAACCGTGATCTGACCTGAAAATGCattgaggaaaaaatgcttattCTCACATGTTCTTGTTGGATTTGTTATCAATGAGAAAGGTTTATTTGAATGTAatcttcatttctgctgctaTTTCCCTACCTGAAGCCTTTGGGACATAAACGTTTGCAAATAAGGGACTGATTTCaggtgggagagcagcagaagtGGGTGATCTGCCAACAGAGACAGGTGCTGTGGGCAGTGGAACAAGGTTAACTGCATTAGGAGACCAAAATTGATATGGGTGAGATGTGGTCTGCAGGCTGGGCATTCGTCGcttcccttccagcctctgtTTCAGGCCTGCTGTCAATTTCCCTTTCTGTATAAAGGAGTATTAATGCAATTTAACTGTCATGCTGATGAGTTAACAGCCCAGACAAATGGTGGCTTAACAGAATGTGGGCTGAAGAAGCTCATTACCAATATCAACTAGCTGATACTGCAGCCTGGAAGCTATAAACAGTATTATCCATACTTTACAGGTGTGCAGTATTGAAGCAAGGAAAGGTTATGACTTACCCATGACTTATAATCATGTCTTCTGCCTCCTGGTCCtgtgccagcacacagcacactggAGTGCTGGCACTGGTACTTTGCAGGTAGTAAATTCATATAAGGCTGTCATGGCTAAGTAACCTGTTTGCCTGGTTCCTTATGAACATCAGGTATGCTTGAAATACTAAAGCTCTGAGACCTCTGTGCCTTTGGACTGAGGCTGCAGTAGTTGCCTCTTCCTCATGAGGGCTGGGACTGTTCCATGGTGAATTTCCTCTGTCCTACACCCCTCCCCAAACTGACCATCAGGTGTGTAGTGACACTGCATACACGTGGGACTGTGTGTTCCTACTTGgctgctttttcctcccatttaCTCCTCTGGATTTCAGTGGCAAAACCTTTAATGAGAGTTAATTGTGAGTACTGAGATGTGATATTATGCCTGACACGGGGAAGAAGGACTTCCTCTGCTGTACAGAGAAACGAGTGCCCCCCTTTGAACACAAAAGCTGGCTTGTCCCTTAATCTGCTCTCATCtagctgctggcacagaggaTGGTGGTGTGTGAATGAGTGCTCCTCTGCTTACGAAACTGTTGTTACAACTGTAATGCAATGTCGTGTTGCTGTGATGTAAACTCTGTTTGCGTGTAATGTTCCTAAAAAATTAAACTCGACCTTTTGCCCTTATTCTGCTCTTGGGGTTCTTAGAACAGATAGGCTTTGACTGTTGCTTGTGTGAGTTGGGCCCAGTACTGACAGCCTGCTTAAAGTTTCACCCCCAGAGGATGAAGAGACAAAGAACTTTGCTGAGAAACTCGCCCGGTTCATAGCAGACGGGGGTCCTGAGGTGGAAGCTATTGCCTTGCAGAACAACCGTGAGAACCATGCTTTCAGGTAAAGGGAGAAGCCTGCTGCTGGGGGTAAGGTGGGGCCTTGGGTGCGTCCTTTTCTTTATAAAGGGATAATGGTGGACGTAAATCTGAAGTCATAAGGACAGTGCAGCTATATAGTGCTTATCCCATCGCATTCTGAAGCCTTACAATTCAAGGCATAGAGAGAGAGGAATCGATTTGCTTTCTCCAAAATTAATTTATGACTTCCACCCCTCCCACCTGCTTTCTGTTGCAATCCAGTGGTATAATCCTGACCTTTAAGCTCTTCCCTATAACTGAGTCCTGTTGTGGGCCCCCATCCACTTCTCATACTGTTGCTGTCCAATTAATTTCCTGGGTTGCTCTTTAATTCAGCATCTTTAACGTTCAGGTAGCACTCCTCCACCATTAGATCCCCCTTTGGAATATCATTTTCAGTGCATCAGATGTGAATTGTTCTCTTTGGTGCTTACTGACAGCTGCTTAATATCTCCCTTTAGTGTCATATGTGGTTCGTTTTCCTGCTCTCACAAACGACGTGGTGTGTTCTCTGGGAGCAGCGCTGTGTTCAGCAGGccttgttttgctgctgatattttggctttttatttcttgcctCCTTGGCCCTCTTGGGGTCGTCTCCTTGTGTTGTGAATTGCATCCGACAGATGTGCTGatagctgagctgctctgttaTTTACTTGAAAACACCACTGTGGTCCCACCTGACCCAGTTCAACCCTACATCCTCTATTGGGATCCCATCAGATGGGTGTCCcatcctgccctgtgctcactCCTGCAACAATCCCCAGCCCTATCATTCAAATGGAGGAACATGAGATTTAATTCAGTGTATTTTAGCATGTCAAGAGATCTGCTCGTGTTTGCCTGTGGCTGTTGTGCAGCAATAGATGGGGAAGGCCTGTTGTCTCTTATATCATCTTGTAGGAGCAGGCACTATCACAGGGAGATGTTAGATCAGATTTTAAACCCTCCCACTCTGAAGCAGGAAGATTGCAGAGGCATTAGAAATAGGCAAAGTTTCTGCACGAAGTGTTTAAATTGGAGGGAGCCCAAAAAGAGAGTGTTTATAATAAACAAAGTGTATTGATCAATTTTTTTGCATAGCTGCTAGACTGAGGATTGTTTGTGTTCTTCCTACAGAGACTAAGGAGTTTTATTTTACCCAAAAGGTCAGAGATGCCTATTTCTGGAAGGAGTAACAACTAAAGCAGTTTTCTTGTTGAGTATGAAGGAACAGAAGGAGGAATCGTGGTATAATTAAGCAGACTGTTAATATCTATTCAAGCTAGAAGCATAGAGGGCTGGAAGCAGTTTCTTTAGGCAGTGGTTTGGCATCCTCATTGGTAAAGctgtgaatgttttcttctatgAGCTGAAATCCAACATGTTGTGATGCCCTTTCAGTTTTCCCAGGCGTGTTCTGGGGGAGGTCTTTGTATTCCCACAACGTGGTGTGATCCCTTTAGCACTGTGTGCTTATGTGACACTCAATAGCTGTGTTTCACCCAGGAATGGGAAGCACGCTTCCTGGTCCCAAAGACTTGCAGTTCACCTTGCAGCAGCACTCTGAACCCTgccttacacacacacacacacagggtggtgctggagagcagcaagaTGAGTGGCAAGGTTCCTTGTGTGAGAGCCTTGTAGGAAGGGGAAGAGCTGTGCAAACTGCTGTATCCATCCCCTGGGGATGACTGCTGGTACagacttatttatttgttcccCATAGGTTTTTATATGAGCCAAACAGCAAAGGCTACAAGTATTACCGACAGAAACTGGAGGAGTTCCGTAAGGCCAAAACCAGTGCTGCAAGTGCTCCTGTGCCTGCAGAACCCAGTCTGAAAAGGAAGACCAGTCCTGAGGCATCTCCATCACCCCTGTGCTTATCGGCTCTGCCATTACCTGCACCCACACCTTTGCCTTTACCCCTACCCATCCCCGTGCCCTCACCTTTGCCCTTGCCCGTTCCCTCACCCTTGCCTGTGCCCTTACCCGTCCCCACACCATTGCCCCTGCCTTTACCTGTACCCCCACCATTGCCCTCACCTTCACCATCATCCTCTTCAACACCACCTAATCAGACGGCTCCAACTACTGCTGCAACAacaactgcagctgcagcaggcactACTAAAAAGAAGCGGAAGAGCAGGTGGGGGCCAGAGGAAGACAAGGTTGAACTGCCCCTCCCGCAGCTCGTCCAGCAGTTGGAttctccctcccctctttcagGTTAGTGGCTCTGTGGTTTGGGTTGCATAACTGTTTGTTCCTCAGGAGTGCTTTCTGCCTTAGCTCAGCTGGCTGCGTAAACAGAAAGCCCAGCAAGTCTTTATCTCTTGTTGTAATCTCCTTGGTGGCCAGCCCCCTGTCTTTCAGCTGGGTCCAGCAGCTAGCTCTCCCTGTGTGGAAACCCAGATAAACCACTTTATCTCGCTGACACCAGGGATTGGATCTTATCGTTCTTCAGCTATCTCTAAAACCCTGCTGTGCTATAGCTCATTAGAGCCTCAGCCTCCATGCTATTTAGGGCTATTTCACTTCAGGAAGagtcttcagaaaacaaatatcaaaGCTGAACTGTGCTTATTCCCCACGGTAGGATAAAACCCCTGGGCAGCGCTTCCATCTCACTCTAGCTGATCAGAAGGCTAAATAGGAATAGCTGTTCCCCAGGTGCTGGTGGGCAGAAGTGTAACTCCCAGTTCCAATTTATACCCATTTCAATTCATTTGATTACAAGTAGAAGTCGCAGCCCTCATCCAGTGCTGAGGCTGATGCCCCTGTTGCTTCACCTGCCAAGTTCACCAGGGGGTGCAGCTACGTTGGAGTGTTGGGAGGTAGTTCTTCCAGCCCAGGCACTTGCAGTGAGCTCACAGAGGTTGAACTGCTGTGGCCCATCTGTGCATGTGCAGGTAGGTGATTAGGCAGGCACTTAAAGATGCAGACAGAAACTGAGTCACTCAAGGACAACAGGTAGGTGCAGGTGTTGTAGGTGATGTCTTTTGAATCCTTTGTTTGGTTAACATGCTGTGGGGAAGAGAGGGCAAAAGGAGCAAGTGAAGATGCAGGGATAGGCAGCCAGTGTTGGCAAACAGAGAATGTTAATGGTGTGAGGCTTGAGTCATGGGAAGAGTAACAGGGAAGTCTAAACAGGAGCTTTCCCCCAAAGCAATAGCAAAATGGATGCAATGGGACAAGGTATGACTTCCTGAGCTGCAGGGTGGGATTCTCAGCACATCATCAGCCTGTAGAATGCATTGCTCCATCAAGTGGGTCTTCTGCTTAGGCTGGGTTATAGGAGATGTGATTGCTCAGCCATTAACAGCTTTGATTGTTAGGCCTGGGTGAGATGTTGGGCTGGCAATATGTGTCATTATACATTGATTCTGCAGAGGTCAGGAAGGAAGGGCTCAGTCTCCTCATCCAGCCCTTCAAATAGAGAGGAAGAAGAGTTCCTATGCAGTCTGTCCAGTGCAGAATTCTTGTCTATGCATGTCATACGTGCAGGACGAGTTACCAGTCTGGACTGCTCATTCATTTGACCTTGAATTGCTGCTTGTAGTAAGCCAGAAATCAGATACTAAAGTCTTATTCTGTGCCTCTagagtatctttttttttcctccttgcagacAGTAATGAAGCTTAGATGAAGCTCTGATAGCTGGGCAGACGCTATCAAAACAAGCATCAGATTCCATCTTAATACCTCCTGCTGCAATGGGGGCCTGCAAGAGTATCCGTGTGCTCATTGCAGCACGTTTCCTGCTGAAATCTCCCCTGGCTCTTTAGCCTCCCCTTAATTAGAGTGGGACACGCCAGCTGTGTTCATGCTCACTTTCTACAGGGCTTGATGTCAAGTAGAAGAAAAGGACAGCAAACAATTTGCTAGGCATACCAAATCAAGCATTAATGCGCTGTTAATGCTCTGTAGGGGGAAGGGTTTTTTGATTTACTGCTTGAGATGGACTGATCTCTTCCTAGAATTAACAGCTTCAAGCCGACAGGTGGAGAGAATTCCAAATGCAAGTGGTTCTGTGCAAGGCAGGTTGCACAAGGTGCTCTGGTCCATAGATATCTGCATCTCAGACCTTTATCCTTAGCAGTTGTTCTGAATGTGATGGAGGACTGTTGTGATCCCTTTTCTGTCAGCTCGTAGTAATAAATCGGTATTGCAGAGTGGAGAAAAAGTAGCTCTTTTGGACAGAAACGAGGTTCCTCTTAAATGTATTGATGTCAGAGCACTTAACTGCATAGGTGCTGCAGGGACTAATGCATCTGAGAAGCTGAACAGGACTGAGGTATTGCTGTTAGTGAACTCTGAGGCTTAatgggatgctgcaggctgctgttaGAATATTCTGAAACCTAATGCTGGGTCGATTTGGGTCTGATTCGTTTTAATTGAGTACCATCTTCAGGCTGTAAAGCAAAAGTTCATGCACTTCTGTGCTGggatttcttctgctcttcttaAAGGACCTTCGGTTCAGTTCTAACAAGCTCTTCTTTGGGCTTGTGGGAAAGGGATGAACCTTCATGTTGCCTTCTGCCAATGCTGCAGATAGACTGCACCATCAACCCTGTAGACAAAGCTGATGccattcaaaggaaaaatgccCTTTTCCCAACCCTGCTGAACGTGAGGCTGAGAGCAGCTTCTCCTTTGCATTGTGTTTGCCTGATGCCAGCCTGGCACCTATAAATCTTATTATTTTGATGTAAATGTGTCGGCTGATCTCACTAATGGATTTTTCTGTCCTCAGATGTAGACTTTGGGCGGAGCTTTGCTTTTCTAACAACTTTTCTGTATTGAGATGCTTCAGGCCAGGACTACAATAATATCCCTCGGAGCTGAATTTCTGCAGTGACTCTTTCAGCCTCATCACAGCACGAAGGCTGCAAGGTGCCACAGAGCAGGCAGACGAACCAGATGTAGCTTTAGCACAGGAAGCAGCAGTGGCAGATGCTTTCTGGGATGTGAAAGAAGATGCTACGGTCTTACCTTTCTCCTTTAAGGTGGTTATATATGCTGGCAAGCCACCAGCTCTTGGGGCCTCTGGAGCCATGCCTGGCTCTTAGCCTGAGTGTTTATGCAATTCAGAACGAAGCCAGAGAGCTGCTGACCTCTGTGAAGGGCAGAGTCTTCCTCAGTGCATTCAGAGAAAGCTTTCCCATGCCCTGAGACAGGAGGTGAATCCTTGGCGAGGGCTGATGCTGGAGTGCCTCAGTCTCACATCACATTTGGAGCCAGATTCTTATTTATAGCCAGTTGAACATGGAATGGCATATCATGTTCATTAAAACAGTCTCCAAATCTCAATGCTCTCCGAGACAGAAATCAGGCTCTTTGTCAATAACAGACAGGttcatttttctatttgctCTTATTTCTCAGGAGCTGGAAGTGCTTATCCCAGTGCCAGGCCCAGGGCAATGTCGCTGATTGCTTCCTGCTCTCAGGAAAGCTCTTGCAGTGTTTTACATAACTCTTCCTGCAGCGTTGACTCCCATTGCTGCCTCAGAGGCTCTCGCTGTGTGAGACAGGCTGGGTGTGCTGTTTCATGTTCTCCTTGGGAGGCTGGAGTTGAAGAAGCTGCTTCCCAATCGTGGCACGCTTGGCCAAAAGCAAGTGGGAATGGAGGGAGATAAGAGGACTCGGATCAGTTGCCCTGGGTGAGAACAAGGGAAAGGCAGAAGCCAACTCCTGGGGCTTAATTAGCATGCTGTGTAGACGTTTGGTGTCACAAACAATGATCCTATTATTATTGGGCTTCATAATTAATAGGTGATGAATAATTAATGGAGCTTCATTTAACTGTAGTCTGGACGTCCATTCGAATTGAGGCTTTTGCAgtcattgaaaagaaaatgcaaccTGCTTTCAAGTGTTGTTGGGAGGCTTCTTTTAA
The DNA window shown above is from Coturnix japonica isolate 7356 chromosome 28, Coturnix japonica 2.1, whole genome shotgun sequence and carries:
- the SUGP1 gene encoding SURP and G-patch domain-containing protein 1 — protein: MDHHHHQHRDAPGKASRWFGVSQSKSAKTTANILQQEELIAQKKREIEARLEQKARQSAMGIQRLPMSGEDDGTENEASVSNKFVNDGSFLQQFLKLQKEKSSTEPPPSSTNNSTNASASNVGKKPMLFGKRPGQVLSSMLQQAKNYSHSKQTPVVNRLSVFQSPDEDEEEDYEQWLEIKVLPPEDAETRQVVEKLARFVAEGGPELEKVAMEDYKDNPAFSFLHDKNSREFLYYRKKVAEIRKENQSSQASSSQKVSPPEDEETKNFAEKLARFIADGGPEVEAIALQNNRENHAFRFLYEPNSKGYKYYRQKLEEFRKAKTSAASAPVPAEPSLKRKTSPEASPSPLCLSALPLPAPTPLPLPLPIPVPSPLPLPVPSPLPVPLPVPTPLPLPLPVPPPLPSPSPSSSSTPPNQTAPTTAATTTAAAAGTTKKKRKSRWGPEEDKVELPLPQLVQQLDSPSPLSVQDLKGLGYEKGKPVGLVGVTELSEAQKKQLKEQQEMQQMYDMIMKHKQAMQEMQMMWEKAIQQHQHGYDSDEEVDSELGTWEHQLRRMEMDKTREWAEQLTQMGRGKHFIGDFLPPDELEKFMETFKALKEGREPDYSEYKEFKLTVENIGYQMLMKMGWKEGEGLGSDGQGIKNPVSKGTTAVDGAGFGIDRPAELTKEDDEYEAFRKRMMLAYRFRPNPLNNPRRPYY